Proteins from a genomic interval of Youhaiella tibetensis:
- the mutY gene encoding A/G-specific adenine glycosylase, whose amino-acid sequence MPKTALAQKPRISPIDAQAVLAWYDKHARTLPWRVSPQERALGVRPDPYKVWLSEVMLQQTTVAAVQKYFLRFTELWPTVGDLAAAPLEAVLVEWAGLGYYARARNLHACAQAVVERHGGEFPRTAEGLLTLPGIGAYTSAAIAAIADDERVAVLDGNVERVLARYFAVDVPAREAKEDLRAWLQETVPERAGDYAQALMDLGATICAPRTALCMLCPLQPGCMAAAEGNPERHPVKAEKAARPTRHGHAFVIEDKDGDIYLRTRPAKGLLAKMTETPGSEWVGEKMEPTFPFPGEWRHRGQVVHVFTHFRLELEVWSVLAPNTEPLVDGWWADRGELDGEALPSLFRKVLATAGVE is encoded by the coding sequence ATGCCAAAAACCGCCCTCGCGCAAAAGCCGCGCATTTCCCCTATCGATGCGCAGGCCGTGCTCGCCTGGTACGACAAGCATGCGCGCACCCTGCCCTGGCGCGTAAGCCCTCAAGAACGCGCGCTCGGGGTCAGGCCAGACCCTTACAAGGTGTGGCTATCGGAGGTCATGCTGCAGCAGACGACCGTGGCGGCCGTGCAGAAGTACTTCCTGCGCTTCACCGAGCTGTGGCCCACGGTCGGCGACCTGGCGGCCGCGCCGCTCGAGGCCGTGCTCGTCGAATGGGCGGGGCTGGGATACTACGCCCGGGCGCGGAACCTGCATGCCTGCGCCCAGGCGGTGGTGGAACGTCACGGAGGCGAATTCCCGCGGACGGCAGAGGGCCTGCTGACCCTGCCGGGAATCGGCGCCTACACAAGCGCGGCCATTGCCGCGATTGCCGATGACGAGCGCGTGGCCGTACTGGACGGGAATGTCGAACGGGTGCTGGCGCGGTACTTCGCGGTCGATGTTCCGGCGCGCGAGGCCAAGGAAGACTTGCGGGCCTGGCTGCAGGAAACCGTGCCCGAGCGTGCCGGCGATTATGCCCAGGCGCTGATGGACCTGGGCGCGACGATCTGTGCGCCGCGCACCGCGCTCTGCATGCTCTGCCCCCTGCAACCGGGTTGCATGGCAGCGGCGGAGGGTAATCCTGAGCGCCATCCCGTCAAGGCCGAGAAGGCGGCGCGCCCGACGCGCCACGGACATGCGTTCGTGATCGAGGACAAGGACGGGGACATCTACCTCCGCACGCGCCCCGCAAAGGGGCTGCTGGCCAAGATGACCGAAACGCCGGGTTCGGAATGGGTCGGGGAGAAGATGGAGCCGACATTTCCATTCCCGGGTGAATGGCGGCATCGCGGCCAGGTCGTCCACGTGTTCACGCACTTCCGTCTGGAGCTGGAGGTGTGGTCGGTCCTTGCACCAAACACGGAACCTCTGGTGGACGGCTGGTGGGCGGATCGAGGGGAACTAGATGGCGAAGCGCTGCCGTCGTTGTTCCGGAAGGTGCTCGCAACGGCGGGAGTGGAGTAA
- a CDS encoding DUF721 domain-containing protein: MAEKPKEYKRLNRAVGVAEALTGALDPALKRRGFASRDIITYWAAMAPAPYDKVAVPDKLVWPRGERSAEGATLHLRCASSHALGLAHEGAKVAAAVNRYFGYVLVGQVRLSAEPFRPHSAKAADTEPKLTSAAEAKVSDAIDGIEDEGLKEALRVLGRGIMAKSKPSGR; this comes from the coding sequence ATGGCCGAAAAGCCCAAAGAGTATAAGCGCCTCAACCGCGCCGTCGGCGTCGCCGAAGCGCTGACCGGTGCGCTCGATCCGGCGCTCAAGCGCCGGGGCTTTGCCAGCCGCGATATCATCACCTATTGGGCCGCCATGGCTCCCGCGCCCTATGACAAGGTGGCCGTGCCCGATAAACTCGTCTGGCCGCGCGGCGAGCGCAGCGCCGAGGGCGCCACGCTCCACCTGCGCTGCGCCTCCTCCCACGCCTTGGGGCTGGCCCACGAGGGCGCCAAGGTGGCCGCCGCGGTCAACCGCTATTTCGGCTACGTGCTCGTGGGCCAGGTGCGCCTGTCGGCCGAGCCGTTCAGGCCGCATTCAGCCAAGGCGGCCGATACTGAACCCAAGTTGACCAGCGCCGCAGAGGCAAAGGTGAGCGATGCCATCGACGGCATAGAGGATGAAGGTCTAAAGGAAGCCCTGCGCGTGCTCGGACGCGGCATCATGGCCAAGTCGAAGCCGAGTGGACGTTGA
- a CDS encoding DsbA family protein, whose amino-acid sequence MKFTRRETLILAAAASALSVTGIGAAQAADGEMIDQAKLMAPDGLPDKVLGSPDAKVTVIEYASPTCPHCAIFSNETLPEFKKQYVDTGKVKFILRPFVRNVLDAVVFLLAEAAGDDQYHNVVDTFFKTQDQWAASDKPRDAILVIAKQLGFTDSSFEAALTNQDLFKGMETLREQAINDFKLEGTPTFYINGKKLSGEKTIEQMAAEIDPLLS is encoded by the coding sequence GTGAAATTTACCCGCCGTGAGACACTGATCCTTGCCGCCGCGGCTTCGGCCCTGAGCGTGACCGGTATCGGCGCGGCCCAGGCGGCCGACGGCGAGATGATCGATCAGGCCAAGCTGATGGCCCCCGACGGTCTGCCCGACAAGGTTCTCGGTTCGCCCGATGCCAAGGTGACGGTCATCGAGTACGCCTCGCCCACCTGCCCGCACTGCGCCATCTTCTCGAACGAGACGCTGCCCGAGTTCAAGAAGCAGTATGTCGATACCGGCAAGGTCAAGTTCATCCTGCGCCCCTTCGTGCGTAATGTGCTCGACGCCGTGGTCTTCCTCCTCGCCGAAGCGGCGGGTGACGACCAGTACCACAACGTGGTCGACACCTTCTTCAAGACCCAGGACCAGTGGGCCGCTTCCGACAAGCCGCGCGACGCAATCCTGGTCATCGCCAAACAGCTCGGATTCACCGATAGTAGCTTTGAAGCGGCCTTGACGAATCAGGACTTGTTCAAGGGCATGGAGACTCTGCGCGAGCAGGCGATCAACGACTTCAAGCTCGAAGGCACGCCGACCTTCTACATCAATGGCAAGAAGCTGAGTGGAGAGAAGACGATTGAGCAGATGGCAGCGGAAATCGATCCCCTGCTCAGTTAA
- a CDS encoding chromosome segregation SMC family protein produces the protein MKFTRLKLHGFKSFCDQTELLMEPGLTGVVGPNGCGKSNLVEALRWVMGESSYKAMRASGMDDVIFSGSGNRPGRNSAEVTLVLDNVDRTAPAALNNADILEVTRRIEREEGSVYRVNGREVRARDVQLLFADASTGAHSPALVRQGQIGELIAAKPTQRRALLEEAAGISGLHSRRHEAELRLRGAEQNLERVDDVIAQVETQLETLKKQARLAIRYRAISGDIRKTESALYHVRWVAARFAEKEAEAQQGKLVVALGDAMSAERAAQKVLDAADSALQPLRDREAATGAVLQRLTILSEQLADEARRANTRRAELEDRLRQLAADAERERALVDESEETLEGYAEERARLEEEVAGEQDAFDAARAAAEEAARAVSEADQQARAAADALSQLRARRAQAMRSAEEARQRVARLTQQIADIDREAAGITASLDADETLSVRRRDLEAAQERSGEAEESAVAAEEETQKAQSALDAARPRLSEVETALGRLESEADTLSRILNAGGASLWPAIVDQLTVAPGYETALGAALGDDLEASSDAGAPMHWAGPMDGDGDPALPQGAEPLSRYVSGSAVLKRRLDQIGLVDKADGVGLMHALKSGQRLVTLEGDLWRWDGYVAAADAPSAAAQRLAQRNRLAELDAEIVRMRGERNAWKRDVEALAAALEAARAAEREKHEYWRAAQREIAVAQAEVEKAAKAIGDLTTRQSALAETRTRLEASLSEAEAFREETEAVLEEAGDEGEASDLAQERQSALLDAREAAEQVRLKLGTFETSGRMRAARLAQIATDTANWQRRRDGAAGQLSTLGARRGEVEAQLATMDATPESFETRRAELDDQIEDAQLTHKAASDALAQAQTGYREADKTHRAAVEGLSGARENLARVEERLKGFIAQRHQIEQLVRENLGIDASRTAEAAGIRPEDALPNEQATEQKLERLKAERERLGGVNLTAEREAEEVREKLEGMVKDRDDLIEAIAKLRAGIQSLNREGRHRLSEAFDKVNAHFQELFTSLFGGGTAELKFVESDDPLEAGLEIIARPPGKKPQTMTLLSGGEQALTAMSLIFAVFLTNPAPICVLDEVDAPLDDANVERFCNLLESMRQRTDTRFLTITHNPITMSRMDRLFGVTMAERGVSQLVSVDLKTAESFLEAV, from the coding sequence ATGAAGTTCACGCGCCTCAAGCTTCACGGATTCAAATCCTTCTGCGACCAGACCGAGCTCCTCATGGAGCCCGGTCTGACTGGCGTTGTGGGCCCCAATGGCTGCGGCAAATCCAACCTTGTCGAGGCCCTGCGCTGGGTCATGGGCGAAAGCTCATACAAGGCCATGCGCGCCTCGGGCATGGACGACGTCATCTTCTCGGGCTCGGGAAACCGCCCCGGCCGTAACTCTGCCGAGGTCACGCTCGTCCTCGACAATGTCGATCGCACCGCGCCCGCCGCGCTCAACAACGCCGATATCCTGGAGGTAACCCGCCGCATCGAGCGCGAGGAAGGGTCTGTCTATCGCGTCAACGGCCGCGAGGTGCGCGCCCGCGATGTCCAGCTGCTCTTTGCCGATGCCTCGACGGGTGCCCATTCGCCCGCCCTTGTCCGGCAGGGCCAGATCGGCGAGTTGATTGCCGCCAAGCCTACCCAGCGCCGGGCCCTCCTCGAAGAGGCGGCCGGCATTTCCGGGCTGCACTCGCGCCGCCATGAGGCCGAACTGCGTTTGCGCGGCGCCGAGCAGAACCTCGAGCGCGTCGACGATGTCATCGCCCAGGTCGAGACCCAGCTCGAAACGCTCAAGAAGCAGGCTCGCCTGGCCATCCGCTACCGCGCCATTTCCGGCGACATCCGCAAGACGGAGTCGGCGCTCTATCACGTGCGCTGGGTGGCTGCGCGCTTTGCCGAAAAGGAAGCGGAGGCCCAGCAGGGCAAGCTCGTCGTGGCTCTGGGTGACGCCATGTCCGCCGAACGCGCCGCCCAGAAGGTGCTCGATGCCGCCGATTCGGCGCTCCAGCCGCTGCGCGACCGCGAGGCTGCGACCGGCGCAGTGCTTCAGCGGCTCACCATTCTCTCCGAGCAGCTTGCCGACGAGGCTCGGCGCGCCAACACCCGCCGCGCCGAGCTCGAAGATCGCCTGCGCCAGTTGGCCGCCGACGCCGAGCGCGAGCGCGCGCTGGTGGACGAAAGCGAGGAAACCCTCGAAGGGTATGCCGAAGAGCGCGCGCGCCTCGAGGAGGAAGTCGCCGGCGAGCAGGATGCCTTCGACGCCGCCCGGGCGGCTGCCGAAGAGGCGGCCCGTGCCGTATCGGAAGCCGACCAGCAGGCGCGCGCCGCCGCCGATGCCCTCTCGCAATTGCGGGCCCGCCGCGCCCAGGCGATGCGCAGCGCTGAAGAGGCCCGCCAGCGCGTCGCGCGGCTGACCCAGCAGATCGCCGATATCGACCGGGAAGCCGCGGGCATCACGGCAAGCCTGGATGCCGACGAAACCCTATCGGTCAGGCGCCGCGACCTCGAAGCCGCCCAGGAGCGATCCGGCGAAGCCGAGGAATCGGCGGTCGCGGCCGAAGAGGAGACCCAGAAGGCGCAGTCGGCGCTAGATGCCGCCCGTCCCAGGCTCTCCGAAGTCGAGACGGCGCTGGGGCGCCTCGAAAGCGAGGCGGATACGCTTTCGCGCATTCTCAATGCCGGCGGCGCCAGCCTCTGGCCCGCCATTGTCGACCAGTTGACGGTGGCCCCGGGCTACGAAACCGCGCTGGGCGCGGCGCTCGGCGACGATCTTGAGGCCTCTTCAGACGCCGGTGCGCCCATGCACTGGGCCGGCCCCATGGATGGCGACGGCGACCCGGCGTTGCCGCAGGGCGCCGAGCCCCTGTCGCGTTACGTCTCGGGCAGCGCCGTCCTCAAGCGGCGCCTCGACCAGATCGGCCTCGTCGACAAGGCCGACGGCGTCGGTCTCATGCACGCGCTCAAGTCCGGCCAGCGCCTGGTTACGCTCGAGGGTGACCTCTGGCGCTGGGACGGCTACGTCGCCGCCGCCGACGCCCCGAGCGCCGCCGCGCAACGACTGGCCCAGCGCAACCGGCTCGCCGAACTCGACGCCGAAATCGTGCGCATGCGCGGCGAACGCAACGCCTGGAAGCGTGACGTCGAGGCTCTGGCCGCCGCGCTCGAGGCAGCCCGAGCCGCGGAGCGCGAAAAGCACGAATACTGGCGCGCCGCCCAGCGCGAGATCGCGGTGGCGCAGGCCGAAGTCGAGAAAGCGGCCAAGGCCATCGGCGACCTCACCACCCGGCAGTCGGCGCTCGCCGAAACCCGGACGCGCCTGGAAGCCAGCCTCTCGGAAGCGGAGGCCTTCCGCGAGGAGACCGAAGCGGTTCTCGAAGAGGCGGGAGACGAAGGCGAAGCCTCCGATCTCGCCCAGGAGCGGCAATCGGCGCTTCTCGATGCCCGCGAGGCCGCCGAACAGGTCCGGCTCAAGCTCGGCACGTTCGAGACCTCCGGCCGCATGCGCGCCGCGCGGCTCGCCCAGATTGCCACCGATACCGCCAACTGGCAGCGCCGGCGCGACGGCGCCGCCGGCCAGCTTTCGACCCTCGGGGCGCGTCGCGGCGAGGTCGAGGCGCAACTGGCGACCATGGACGCCACGCCCGAAAGCTTCGAGACCCGCCGTGCCGAGCTCGATGACCAGATCGAGGACGCCCAGCTTACCCACAAGGCCGCCTCGGACGCCCTGGCTCAGGCCCAGACCGGCTATCGCGAGGCCGACAAGACCCACCGCGCTGCGGTGGAGGGCCTGTCGGGTGCGCGCGAAAACCTCGCCCGCGTCGAGGAGCGCCTCAAGGGCTTCATCGCCCAGCGTCACCAGATTGAGCAGCTCGTGCGCGAAAACCTCGGCATCGATGCCAGCCGCACGGCCGAGGCCGCCGGCATCCGTCCAGAGGATGCCTTGCCCAACGAGCAGGCTACCGAGCAGAAGCTGGAACGCCTCAAGGCTGAGCGCGAACGGCTGGGCGGGGTCAACCTCACCGCCGAGCGTGAAGCCGAGGAAGTGCGCGAAAAGCTCGAGGGCATGGTCAAGGATCGGGACGACCTGATCGAAGCCATCGCCAAGCTGCGGGCCGGCATCCAGAGCCTCAACCGCGAAGGCCGCCACCGCCTGAGCGAAGCCTTCGACAAGGTCAACGCCCACTTCCAGGAGCTCTTCACCTCGCTCTTCGGCGGCGGCACCGCCGAGCTAAAATTCGTGGAAAGCGATGATCCGCTCGAAGCGGGCCTCGAGATCATCGCCCGCCCGCCCGGCAAGAAGCCGCAGACCATGACCCTGCTATCGGGTGGCGAACAG